The following coding sequences are from one Veillonella rodentium window:
- the mutY gene encoding A/G-specific adenine glycosylase — protein MAEVKSPKWVPQLLAWYDVHKRELPWRDCGDPYKIWVSEVMSQQTRIEAMKPYYDNWMRLFPTLQDLANASEDEVVHAWQGLGYYSRARNLRLGVKDVVENYGGVVPHDRKTMESLKGVGSYTAGAILSMAYNEPEAAVDGNVLRIYARLYRIFEDILSTKGRKLITAIVEETLPHDRPGDFNQALMDFGSAVCIPKAPRCGECPIANLCDAYQQGDTDKLPVRIKKTKVVDVPVFVGILQYEDYYLLHKRPNRGLLRSMWEFPSVEGVSAFDDGEQALAELVADLGFELSLQPVLVKELTHVFSHRKWFMKAFRGTLTKSIDRDLPKDWMLIKREEFSDYAWAGPHGKLTELAR, from the coding sequence ATGGCAGAGGTGAAGAGCCCGAAGTGGGTACCACAGTTATTGGCGTGGTATGATGTGCACAAGCGTGAATTGCCGTGGCGCGATTGCGGAGATCCGTACAAAATCTGGGTGTCCGAGGTGATGAGCCAGCAGACGCGCATCGAAGCGATGAAGCCGTATTATGACAACTGGATGCGGCTCTTTCCGACCTTGCAGGACCTGGCGAACGCATCCGAGGATGAAGTCGTTCATGCCTGGCAGGGGCTCGGGTATTACAGTCGGGCTCGCAACCTGCGGCTCGGAGTGAAGGACGTCGTTGAAAATTACGGCGGTGTCGTGCCTCATGACAGAAAGACGATGGAATCCTTAAAGGGCGTGGGTTCTTACACGGCGGGGGCTATCCTGTCCATGGCTTATAATGAGCCGGAGGCGGCCGTCGACGGCAATGTATTGCGCATTTACGCGCGGTTGTACCGAATATTTGAGGATATCTTGAGCACGAAGGGCCGGAAGCTGATCACCGCCATCGTGGAGGAAACCTTGCCTCACGACAGGCCGGGCGACTTTAATCAGGCCTTGATGGATTTCGGCTCCGCCGTATGCATTCCCAAGGCGCCACGCTGCGGTGAATGTCCCATTGCAAATCTTTGCGATGCCTATCAACAGGGGGATACGGACAAGCTGCCGGTGCGCATCAAGAAAACTAAGGTCGTCGATGTTCCAGTATTCGTAGGCATTTTGCAATATGAAGATTACTATTTACTGCATAAACGCCCGAACCGTGGACTGTTGCGATCCATGTGGGAATTTCCGTCCGTTGAAGGTGTATCCGCCTTTGATGACGGTGAACAGGCGCTAGCGGAACTGGTAGCGGATTTAGGCTTTGAACTGTCCCTGCAGCCCGTTCTCGTAAAGGAACTGACCCATGTATTTTCCCATAGAAAATGGTTTATGAAAGCTTTTCGCGGGACTTTGACCAAATCTATAGACCGCGATTTGCCGAAGGACTGGATGCTCATCAAACGTGAAGAGTTTTCCGATTACGCATGGGCGGGACCGCACGGTAAATTGACGGAGCTTGCAAGATAG
- a CDS encoding 8-oxo-dGTP diphosphatase codes for MRPTTLVFPIDEDNRILLGRKKRGFGADKYNGFGGKLNPGESFRACAVRELFEESGLSAREEDLECVALFDFQFPFDESLTHVSYVYFLRTFTGIVAETDEMEPHWFKPEDVPYAHMWDGDRRWLPMLLENKKLKGPIVFARDNSTVDKMDLTAMESVMESEHLARIDLYINE; via the coding sequence ATGAGACCTACAACGTTGGTATTTCCCATCGATGAGGACAATCGCATATTGTTGGGACGTAAAAAACGCGGCTTCGGTGCCGATAAATATAACGGCTTCGGTGGCAAGCTCAATCCTGGTGAAAGCTTCCGCGCCTGTGCCGTTCGTGAATTGTTTGAGGAATCCGGCCTTTCAGCCCGTGAGGAGGACCTTGAATGCGTGGCTCTTTTCGATTTTCAGTTTCCCTTTGATGAAAGTTTAACCCATGTGAGTTATGTTTATTTTCTACGTACTTTCACAGGCATTGTAGCGGAAACGGATGAGATGGAGCCGCACTGGTTCAAGCCGGAGGATGTGCCGTACGCGCATATGTGGGACGGCGATCGGCGCTGGTTGCCGATGCTGCTGGAGAATAAAAAGTTGAAAGGGCCTATCGTGTTCGCCCGTGATAACAGTACGGTGGACAAGATGGATTTGACCGCGATGGAATCCGTTATGGAAAGCGAACATCTGGCCAGAATTGATTTGTATATTAATGAGTAG